In Aegilops tauschii subsp. strangulata cultivar AL8/78 chromosome 3, Aet v6.0, whole genome shotgun sequence, one genomic interval encodes:
- the LOC109768395 gene encoding uncharacterized protein, which produces MAAPSHKTRSTHRSAFAQGTHQFDIAGYSTAREALVGSVRSGSFHAGGFIWTLVCRLHDRSAPCGLASISLELSKNETDEDVVAMASLRIDESSGTGKFPAAVWCSDKPKTFDAWSTSAAAWELAVPVAFRRHESRYIDKGADCLTIHCTVDVLVQQQESSAAAGSVDTRNCFVSVPPPPSISRDLHRLLRERQSPEPDVTFVLDDGTEIQAHKLVMAMRSPVFRAEFLCGDMKERSTRHLTMDDMSASTLRAMLYFIYTDEQPTPRKGRCQVAMAQDLLVAADLYDLERLRLMCEKILSGSLDVGNVMATLMHAHGRHSCQQLEALCIDFMASDPDVYNAVEATEEYKELEKTYPSFIHEITKKVAKSTMARIRSPTNTSSMGTSGGSSSREAAKSMSRYTPPAVMIGTHEFTIQSLSWVRETHSVGQYIRSGSFKVAGYEWTIDVYPSGGTEDTSDHIDVFIRPTINDGDIKVKASVAMKPVHPTDKSPPFPPHNLTHTFGGKACRGLGWPKFITFASANSHYVGHDGSFTIQCQVTVATESSTSSTIGTFIPGPVLVPPSNLVWHLERLLASDEGWDVKFLVEESEIHAHGLVVAARSPALHEAVQESATNHVKIDGIRAVVFKAMLHFIYTDKLPRVQDLVAPAVGHSTMVVAGELLAVACRFRLDRMARLCENLLAEKITPEYALATLRLAGCHGCTELEAYCIEYISQPHVVKDVMKTLKYFIE; this is translated from the coding sequence ATGGCGGCGCCGTCGCACAAGACGCGGTCCACGCACAGATCGGCGTTCGCGCAAGGCACGCACCAGTTTGACATCGCCGGCTACAGCACGGCGCGGGAGGCGCTCGTCGGATCCGTCCGGTCCGGCAGCTTCCACGCCGGAGGTTTCATCTGGACCCTCGTGTGCCGCCTCCACGATCGCAGCGCGCCGTGCGGCCTCGCGTCCATCTCCCTGGAGCTATCCAAGAACGAGACCGACGAGGACGTCGTCGCCATGGCCAGCCTCCGGATCGACGAGAGCAGCGGCACCGGCAAGTTCCCGGCCGCCGTGTGGTGCAGCGATAAGCCCAAGACCTTCGACGCTTGGTCCACGAGCGCTGCCGCCTGGGAGCTCGCCGTCCCGGTTGCGTTCCGGCGCCATGAGTCACGCTACATCGACAAGGGCGCTGACTGCCTGACCATACACTGCACGGTCGACGTCCTCGTCCAGCAGCAGGAGAGCTCAGCCGCCGCCGGATCAGTTGACACCAGGAACTGCTTCGTGTCCGTGCCGCCACCGCCCAGCATCTCCCGGGACTTGCACAGGCTTCTCAGGGAGAGGCAGTCGCCTGAGCCGGACGTGACGTTCGTCCTCGACGATGGTACCGAGATCCAGGCGCACAAGCTGGTAATGGCCATGAGGTCACCAGTATTCCGTGCCGAGTTCTTATGCGGGGACATGAAGGAGCGGAGCACAAGGCACCTCACGATGGACGACATGAGCGCCTCCACCTTGAGGGCCATGCTCTACTTCATCTACACGGACGAGCAGCCTACACCCAGGAAAGGAAGATGCCAGGTGGCCATGGCGCAAGACCTACTCGTGGCCGCGGATCTCTACGACTTGGAGAGGCTGAGGCTTATGTGTGAGAAGATACTCTCCGGGAGCTTGGACGTTGGCAATGTCATGGCAACCTTGATGCACGCGCATGGCCGCCATAGTTGCCAACAGCTTGAGGCATTGTGTATCGACTTCATGGCATCCGACCCCGACGTGTACAATGCCGTGGAGGCCACCGAGGAGTACAAAGAACTCGAAAAGACATACCCTTCTTTCATACATGAGATCACGAAGAAAGTAGCCAAGAGCACAATGGCCCGCATTAGATCTCCAACTAATACTTCTTCCATGGGCACTAGTGGTGGCAGCAGCAGTAGAGAGGCGGCCAAGAGCATGTCGAGGTATACCCCACCGGCGGTGATGATCGGCACACATGAGTTCACAATCCAAAGCTTGAGCTGGGTGAGGGAGACGCACAGTGTCGGTCAGTACATCCGATCTGGCAGTTTCAAGGTGGCCGGTTATGAGTGGACCATAGATGTGTACCCGTCGGGAGGGACAGAGGACACGTCGGACCACATTGACGTATTTATTCGACCCACCATTAATGATGGTGATATCAAGGTGAAAGCTTCGGTGGCTATGAAGCCCGTCCACCCCACGGACAAGTCGCCGCCGTTTCCTCCCCATAATCTTACACACACATTTGGCGGCAAGGCATGCAGGGGCCTTGGGTGGCCAAAATTCATCACATTCGCATCTGCCAACTCACACTATGTGGGACACGATGGCTCTTTCACTATACAATGCCAAGTCACGGTAGCCACGGAGTCCTCGACTAGCAGCACAATTGGCACCTTCATCCCTGGACCCGTGCTCGTGCCACCGTCCAACCTGGTATGGCATCTTGAGCGGCTGCTGGCGAGCGACGAGGGCTGGGATGTTAAGTTCCTGGTTGAGGAGAGCGAGATACACGCCCATGGGCTCGTTGTTGCTGCACGGTCGCCGGCACTGCACGAGGCGGTGCAAGAGTCGGCAACCAACCATGTAAAAATTGATGGCATTAGAGCCGTGGTTTTCAAGGCCATGCTCCACTTCATATACACTGACAAGCTGCCTCGCGTCCAAGACCTAGTTGCTCCTGCCGTCGGGCATTCCACGATGGTCGTGGCTGGAGAGTTGCTGGCAGTGGCATGTCGGTTCCGTTTGGACAGGATGGCGCGGTTGTGCGAGAACCTACTCGCGGAGAAGATCACGCCCGAGTATGCGCTGGCCACACTGAGGCTGGCTGGGTGCCACGGTTGCACGGAGCTGGAAGCCTACTGCATCGAGTACATCTCACAGCCACACGTGGTCAAGGATGTGATGAAAACTCTCAAGTATTTTATAGAGTGA